From the Limosilactobacillus panis genome, one window contains:
- a CDS encoding transposase yields MNIIRQKNTENELHNIVHQFTSLIGLSKLTKLVNYRRNSEISLMKVIEWLLTTKFLGRSLYRAHETPNFTSRTVRNNLNDGRINWQRLICQVGSHLIKHLRPFIDRRRRLALIIDDTLFSREYATQTELLARVFDHDKQLYIKGYRALTLGWSDANTFLPINFALMSSKKPQNVLGKSAKTTDQRTIAGRRRRQAQQKMNLVSLQLVKQALANGVLADYVLFDSWYSSPKMFYELTKLGLNGVGMLKRSSKIYYQYRGRQYSVKALYKRLQASKYQPKQAYQYSCFVEAHVGNQKFKLRLVFVANRVRQDDYLVLATTQLGLQPQAIIQLYARRWQIENYFKVAKQYLRLDKSQVQNYDGLCGHLAIVMMTYDLLAWQERQNQDDRTIGDLFFIMNEAMPDIELSQALVWLLNSLKTIINHEVYARRAQIIQMMNQFFTFLPKRLVSLLTAS; encoded by the coding sequence ATGAATATTATAAGACAAAAAAATACAGAAAACGAGCTTCACAATATTGTTCATCAATTTACTTCCCTCATTGGTCTATCTAAACTCACCAAGTTGGTGAATTATCGCCGGAATTCAGAAATCAGCTTGATGAAGGTCATTGAATGGCTGCTCACGACAAAGTTCCTGGGACGCTCGCTTTATCGAGCCCATGAAACACCTAACTTTACCAGTCGCACCGTCAGAAATAATTTGAACGATGGCCGGATCAATTGGCAACGCTTGATTTGTCAAGTTGGGAGTCATTTAATCAAGCATTTACGACCGTTTATTGACCGCCGGCGGCGGTTAGCATTGATCATTGACGATACACTCTTTTCCCGTGAGTACGCCACCCAAACCGAATTACTAGCGCGAGTCTTTGACCATGACAAACAGTTATATATTAAGGGATACCGGGCTTTAACTTTGGGTTGGAGTGACGCCAATACATTCTTACCGATCAACTTTGCATTAATGTCTTCCAAGAAGCCACAAAACGTCCTTGGAAAATCAGCTAAAACAACCGATCAACGAACAATTGCTGGCCGGAGACGTCGCCAAGCACAGCAAAAAATGAACCTCGTTTCATTGCAACTTGTCAAGCAAGCCCTCGCAAATGGCGTTCTGGCTGACTATGTGTTATTTGATAGCTGGTATAGCTCACCAAAAATGTTCTATGAATTAACCAAGTTGGGATTAAACGGCGTGGGCATGCTTAAACGGTCCAGCAAAATTTACTATCAATATCGCGGACGGCAATATTCAGTTAAAGCATTATACAAGCGACTGCAGGCCTCAAAATATCAACCCAAGCAAGCTTATCAATACAGCTGCTTTGTCGAAGCGCACGTCGGGAACCAAAAATTCAAGCTTCGCTTGGTATTTGTGGCTAATCGGGTCCGTCAAGATGACTACCTAGTACTGGCAACGACTCAGTTAGGCCTTCAGCCACAAGCGATCATTCAACTATACGCCCGAAGATGGCAAATTGAGAATTACTTTAAAGTTGCCAAGCAATACTTGCGGCTCGACAAATCACAAGTTCAAAATTATGACGGGCTTTGTGGCCATTTAGCAATTGTCATGATGACTTATGACCTATTAGCTTGGCAGGAACGGCAAAATCAGGATGATCGCACCATTGGGGATTTATTCTTTATAATGAACGAAGCCATGCCAGATATTGAGTTGTCTCAAGCACTGGTATGGCTTCTAAATTCGTTAAAAACGATTATTAATCATGAAGTTTATGCAAGAAGAGCCCAAATTATTCAGATGATGAATCAGTTCTTCACATTTTTGCCGAAACGGTTAGTTTCGCTG
- the rlmD gene encoding 23S rRNA (uracil(1939)-C(5))-methyltransferase RlmD has protein sequence MKVQIPVHKNNDYQAEVTDLTYEGNGVVKVDDFPIFLPNALPGEKITVRVTKVARHFAWGRVMEWQSKSPDRVDVKDKKYIQTGIAPLGHLKYAAQLKFKQHQIKELLEKAHLGDIEVLPTMGMDRPYHYRNKAQVPVKMVRGQLQTGFYKRGSHTLVPIEDFYIQDPQIDKAIVVVRDLLRKYHVTPYDERTGKGVIRTVMVRRGYYSHEVMVVLVTNTKRLPMAKEIVAGIVAGVPEVKSIVQNINDKKTNRLLGDRDQTLWGADEIHDQLLGIDFAISPLSFYQVNPQQTERLYQTAIDNAGLDGSQTVIDAYCGIGTISLAVAKHAKQVYGVEIVPAAIEDAKHNAKRNGIRNAEFVVGKAEEQFTKWQAAGLEPDVVIVDPPRKGLAESLIEATGKMAPRKVIYVSCNPATLVRDIQRFGERGYHVVKPIQPVDQFPQTTHVESVTVLERTEK, from the coding sequence ATGAAGGTTCAAATACCAGTACATAAGAACAACGATTACCAGGCAGAAGTGACCGACCTGACCTACGAGGGCAATGGGGTCGTTAAGGTTGACGACTTCCCAATCTTCTTGCCCAACGCCTTACCGGGGGAAAAGATTACCGTGCGGGTGACCAAGGTAGCCCGCCACTTTGCCTGGGGCCGGGTGATGGAATGGCAGAGTAAGAGCCCGGACCGGGTCGACGTCAAAGATAAGAAGTATATTCAGACGGGGATTGCACCTCTGGGGCACCTGAAGTATGCGGCTCAGCTGAAGTTTAAGCAGCACCAGATTAAAGAACTTCTGGAAAAGGCCCACCTGGGAGATATCGAAGTCCTGCCAACGATGGGGATGGACCGACCTTACCACTACCGGAATAAGGCCCAAGTCCCGGTCAAGATGGTGCGCGGCCAGCTGCAGACTGGCTTTTACAAGCGGGGGAGCCATACCCTGGTACCGATTGAGGACTTCTATATTCAAGACCCGCAGATTGATAAAGCAATCGTTGTGGTCCGTGACCTCTTACGGAAGTACCATGTGACTCCGTATGACGAGCGGACGGGCAAGGGCGTCATTCGAACGGTGATGGTGCGTCGTGGTTACTACAGCCATGAGGTGATGGTCGTTTTGGTCACCAACACGAAGCGGCTCCCGATGGCTAAGGAGATTGTGGCCGGTATCGTGGCCGGCGTGCCGGAAGTGAAGAGCATTGTCCAGAATATTAATGACAAGAAGACGAACCGCCTGCTAGGTGACCGTGATCAGACCTTGTGGGGTGCCGACGAGATCCATGACCAGTTACTGGGGATTGACTTTGCTATTTCGCCGCTGTCGTTTTACCAGGTCAACCCGCAACAGACGGAGCGCCTCTACCAGACTGCCATTGATAATGCCGGTCTGGATGGTAGTCAGACGGTGATTGACGCCTACTGCGGGATTGGGACGATTTCCTTAGCCGTGGCCAAGCATGCTAAGCAGGTTTATGGGGTGGAAATTGTGCCCGCCGCGATTGAAGATGCCAAGCACAACGCCAAGCGGAACGGAATTCGGAATGCGGAATTCGTGGTCGGTAAGGCGGAAGAACAATTTACCAAGTGGCAAGCAGCGGGACTGGAGCCGGACGTAGTGATTGTGGACCCACCACGCAAGGGCCTTGCGGAATCTTTAATTGAGGCGACTGGCAAGATGGCACCACGGAAAGTGATTTACGTTTCCTGCAATCCGGCCACCCTGGTGCGGGATATTCAACGTTTCGGTGAGCGGGGCTACCACGTTGTCAAGCCAATCCAGCCCGTCGACCAGTTCCCACAGACGACGCATGTTGAGAGTGTTACTGTCCTTGAACGCACAGAAAAATAG
- a CDS encoding MFS transporter: MLASFIGLMSQTMIVTAIPVVQAEMKQPLNLVQWLTTGYTLVLGITTPLSANLYEKYNNRQLFSGIISLFILGTILGCLAPNFICLLIARLIQAAAGGVLISFQMTVLVSIYPPQKRGTIMGLSSLVIAFGPAIGPTLAGFTMHLWGWRSIFWVVLPFMIFTLLAGWAVMPAFTVAHHLMLDQRSIIELILGPGLFMAGFSLVSTTPLLACPMLLIGVIVSIAFYQHQQKLTKLLLDFRVFHYWSFSLMLIAGAFLFMTLLSAEQMVSVFAQNSLHVSSMVAGLILFPGAFLDAITGMIVGRLYDRIGVNRLAIPGLILCVVTTPPTLVITAHISLLTLTLLYTGRMIGIGMAFVPTMSESYRGMRKSDIGQATAMSNALRQIAGALAVTLVVVISDVPNNSVMGMRWAMGLTLLFAILSLAGCLIYACKKGAH, translated from the coding sequence TTGCTAGCATCATTTATCGGTCTAATGAGTCAGACGATGATTGTCACCGCCATACCGGTGGTTCAAGCTGAGATGAAGCAGCCACTCAACCTGGTGCAGTGGCTCACTACCGGCTACACCCTCGTACTCGGAATTACCACCCCGCTGTCGGCTAACCTTTACGAAAAGTATAATAACCGGCAGCTATTCTCGGGGATCATTAGCCTCTTTATTCTGGGTACCATCCTTGGTTGCCTGGCACCAAACTTTATCTGCCTTTTGATTGCCCGCCTCATCCAAGCCGCGGCTGGTGGGGTACTAATCTCCTTTCAGATGACTGTTCTGGTTTCAATCTATCCACCACAGAAACGGGGAACCATTATGGGACTATCATCCCTCGTTATTGCGTTTGGTCCAGCGATTGGTCCCACACTGGCAGGTTTTACGATGCATCTTTGGGGATGGCGCTCAATTTTCTGGGTCGTTCTTCCCTTTATGATCTTCACCCTACTAGCCGGCTGGGCCGTGATGCCTGCCTTTACCGTCGCCCACCATCTCATGCTGGATCAACGCTCGATTATTGAGCTCATCTTGGGTCCTGGACTTTTCATGGCTGGCTTTTCTCTGGTCAGTACGACGCCACTCCTTGCTTGCCCAATGCTATTAATTGGGGTTATAGTATCAATAGCTTTTTATCAGCACCAGCAGAAATTAACCAAGCTGCTCCTGGACTTCCGGGTTTTTCACTACTGGTCCTTTAGCTTAATGTTAATCGCCGGTGCCTTCCTGTTCATGACCCTCCTTAGTGCTGAACAGATGGTTTCGGTCTTTGCGCAAAACAGTCTCCACGTTTCTAGTATGGTAGCGGGATTAATCCTTTTCCCCGGTGCTTTTTTAGACGCGATCACGGGGATGATTGTCGGCCGATTATACGACCGCATTGGCGTTAACCGTCTGGCTATTCCGGGACTAATCTTATGTGTCGTTACGACGCCACCTACTCTGGTGATTACCGCTCATATTTCCTTACTAACCCTTACTCTCCTTTACACAGGACGGATGATTGGTATCGGCATGGCGTTTGTACCTACAATGTCAGAGTCGTACCGGGGCATGCGTAAATCCGATATTGGGCAGGCAACCGCAATGAGCAACGCCCTTCGTCAAATTGCCGGTGCCCTAGCAGTTACGTTGGTCGTAGTCATTAGTGATGTTCCAAATAACTCGGTTATGGGAATGCGTTGGGCAATGGGATTGACGTTGCTTTTCGCCATCTTATCACTGGCTGGCTGCTTAATATATGCATGTAAGAAAGGAGCACATTAA
- a CDS encoding MarR family winged helix-turn-helix transcriptional regulator has protein sequence MQEDFVGQVAILNALIRRRLDHLLQPLALSEINYYYLMIIEKTPGVSQSGLATRIVRDQSSITRQVDRLAKQGWIEKRRSANDGRQSALYLTAKGTAILPQLHAITEQVNREALATLPIAQQKKFQQLLYDTRQNFINRK, from the coding sequence ATGCAAGAAGATTTTGTCGGGCAAGTAGCAATCCTAAACGCCCTAATTCGCCGGCGTTTAGACCACTTATTGCAGCCACTAGCGTTATCAGAAATCAACTATTATTACTTAATGATTATTGAAAAAACACCGGGGGTTAGTCAATCCGGGCTCGCAACCAGGATTGTCCGGGACCAATCAAGTATTACACGGCAAGTCGACCGTTTAGCTAAACAAGGCTGGATCGAAAAGCGGCGTTCAGCAAACGATGGTCGACAGAGCGCACTATATTTAACCGCCAAGGGTACAGCAATCCTTCCACAGTTACACGCCATTACCGAACAAGTTAACCGCGAAGCACTGGCTACATTACCGATTGCGCAACAGAAAAAATTTCAACAACTACTCTATGATACTCGGCAAAACTTTATTAACCGTAAATGA
- a CDS encoding diacylglycerol kinase, protein MRKRARIIYNPTAGREALRNDLVDILDIYEKAGYETSAFATTPAPNSAKNEATRAAKEGFDLIVAAGGDGTLNEVVNGIAGLEKRPTMAIIPAGTTNDYARALRIPRDDPIAAAKLILRKNKKFKIDIGKAGDNYFMNIAAGGTLTELTYDVPSQMKSLFGYAAYLAKGAELLPQVKPVDVSIKYDGNEYRGMASTIFLALTNSVGGFEQIVPDASLDDGKFTMIIVKKSSLADMLGLMAKALQGKHLNDPRIVYAKATDVEVTPLNKDDRLMINLDGEYGGDAPMKFHDLKQHIEVVANLDAIPDDAITESADFRRVEKDFVEGVDKINKKSK, encoded by the coding sequence ATGCGTAAACGGGCACGGATTATTTATAACCCAACTGCTGGTCGTGAAGCCCTCCGCAACGACCTAGTAGACATTTTGGATATCTATGAAAAGGCTGGTTACGAAACGAGTGCGTTTGCGACAACACCAGCACCGAATTCGGCAAAGAACGAGGCGACCCGGGCAGCCAAGGAGGGTTTTGACCTGATTGTGGCCGCCGGTGGTGACGGAACGTTGAACGAGGTCGTTAATGGGATTGCCGGCTTAGAGAAGCGGCCCACAATGGCGATTATTCCGGCCGGGACGACCAATGACTACGCCCGGGCACTGCGGATTCCGCGTGATGATCCGATCGCTGCCGCCAAGCTGATCTTACGGAAGAACAAGAAGTTCAAGATTGATATCGGTAAGGCGGGCGACAACTACTTCATGAACATTGCTGCCGGGGGCACATTGACCGAATTGACCTATGACGTGCCGTCCCAGATGAAGTCCTTATTTGGCTATGCCGCGTACCTGGCCAAGGGGGCGGAGCTATTACCGCAGGTTAAGCCAGTCGATGTTTCCATCAAGTACGATGGTAATGAGTACCGGGGGATGGCCTCAACGATTTTCTTGGCCCTGACGAATTCGGTTGGGGGCTTTGAGCAAATTGTGCCGGACGCCTCTTTGGATGATGGTAAGTTCACGATGATTATCGTCAAGAAAAGTAGCCTGGCGGACATGCTGGGGTTAATGGCGAAGGCCTTGCAAGGAAAGCACCTCAATGATCCGCGGATTGTCTATGCCAAGGCAACCGATGTTGAGGTGACGCCGTTGAACAAGGATGACCGGCTGATGATCAACCTGGACGGCGAATACGGTGGTGATGCGCCGATGAAGTTCCACGACCTCAAGCAACATATCGAAGTGGTAGCTAACCTGGACGCCATTCCGGACGATGCCATTACTGAGTCGGCAGATTTCCGGCGAGTCGAAAAGGACTTCGTCGAAGGGGTCGACAAGATTAATAAGAAAAGCAAGTAG
- the gatB gene encoding Asp-tRNA(Asn)/Glu-tRNA(Gln) amidotransferase subunit GatB has protein sequence MNFQTTIGLEVHVELKTNSKIYSPSPVDFGDQPNANTNVIDWGYPGVLPTLNKGVVRDGIMAGLALHAQIAHHMHFDRKNYFYPDNPKAYQITQSDTPIAHDGWIEIEVDGKKKKIGIAEMHIEEDAGKNTHTSKYSYVDLNRQGTPLIEIVSKPDIASPDEAVAYLEALRQRIQFTGISDVKMEEGSMRVDTNISIRPVGSDKFGTKTEMKNINSFNYVRKALAFEEKRHQQVLMSGGHIAQETRRYDEPTGTTVSMRTKEGADDYRYFPEPDIPDLNVSDDWIKEIEGEMPEMPGERRKHYVDDLGLSDYDAMVLTQTKEMSDFFEAAVKDGGDPKRVANYLMNDVNSYLNDKHIDLPDTKLTPANLAGMVKLIDDGTISSKMAKKVFKGILAGEEPQAYAKEHGLVQLSDPAQLQPIVDDVLANNAQSIEDFKNGKDRAVGYLMGQIMKQTRGKANPQVVTQLLMKSLKAK, from the coding sequence ATGAACTTTCAAACTACCATCGGACTAGAAGTCCACGTCGAATTGAAGACGAATTCAAAGATTTACAGTCCTTCACCGGTTGACTTTGGTGACCAACCGAACGCCAACACCAACGTCATTGACTGGGGGTACCCGGGGGTATTGCCAACCCTGAACAAGGGCGTTGTTCGTGACGGAATCATGGCCGGGCTTGCACTTCACGCTCAGATTGCCCACCACATGCACTTTGACCGGAAGAACTACTTCTATCCGGACAACCCGAAGGCCTACCAGATCACCCAGTCTGATACGCCAATTGCCCACGACGGTTGGATTGAAATCGAAGTCGACGGCAAAAAGAAGAAAATTGGAATCGCCGAAATGCACATCGAAGAAGATGCCGGTAAGAACACCCACACCAGCAAGTACTCCTACGTGGACCTGAACCGGCAGGGGACGCCCCTGATTGAAATTGTTTCTAAGCCGGATATCGCTTCACCAGATGAAGCCGTGGCCTACCTGGAAGCACTGCGGCAACGGATCCAGTTCACGGGGATTTCTGACGTGAAGATGGAAGAAGGGTCGATGCGGGTTGATACCAACATCTCCATCCGCCCAGTCGGCTCCGACAAGTTCGGGACCAAGACGGAAATGAAGAACATCAACTCCTTCAACTACGTCCGCAAGGCTCTGGCCTTTGAAGAAAAGCGTCACCAGCAAGTATTGATGTCTGGTGGGCACATTGCCCAGGAAACCCGGCGGTACGATGAACCAACCGGGACCACGGTTTCTATGCGGACCAAGGAAGGGGCCGATGACTACCGTTACTTCCCAGAACCAGATATTCCGGACTTGAACGTCAGTGACGACTGGATCAAGGAAATCGAAGGCGAAATGCCAGAAATGCCGGGTGAACGGCGTAAGCACTACGTTGACGACCTGGGACTTTCCGACTACGACGCTATGGTCCTGACCCAGACGAAGGAAATGTCAGACTTCTTTGAGGCGGCCGTTAAGGATGGCGGCGATCCAAAGCGGGTTGCTAACTACCTAATGAACGACGTTAACTCCTACTTGAACGACAAGCACATTGACCTGCCGGACACCAAGTTGACTCCTGCCAACCTGGCCGGGATGGTTAAGTTGATTGATGACGGGACGATTTCTTCCAAGATGGCTAAGAAGGTCTTCAAGGGGATTCTGGCCGGTGAAGAACCACAGGCATACGCCAAGGAACATGGTCTGGTTCAACTGTCTGACCCAGCACAATTACAGCCAATCGTTGACGATGTTTTGGCTAACAATGCCCAATCCATCGAAGACTTCAAGAACGGGAAGGACCGGGCAGTTGGTTACCTGATGGGTCAGATTATGAAGCAGACCCGGGGAAAGGCCAATCCACAAGTTGTTACCCAGTTACTGATGAAGTCCCTAAAGGCTAAGTAG
- the gatA gene encoding Asp-tRNA(Asn)/Glu-tRNA(Gln) amidotransferase subunit GatA, with protein MDFYQTDLSQLHNDLVNKKISASELTKATFDHIKANDDQVKAFLTLNEDAATKRAQEIDDAGIAADQLVSGVPLAVKDNILTKGLTTTAASKILENFNPVYDATVVDKLNQAGFINVGKTNLDEFAMGSSTENSAFFTTHNPWDLTRVPGGSSGGSAAAVAAGDVLGALGTDTGGSIRMPASFNGVVGMKPTYGRVSRWGIIAFGSSFDQVGWLTRTVKDNAYLMALIAGNDKHDMTSSLKEVPDWAAHLNDDTSVKGLKIAVPKEYYDDLNDDVKKVVKAALDHLESLGATVDKVSLPRTKYGVPAYYILASSEASSNLQRYDGIRYGFRAKDAKNLDEVYVKSRTEGFGEEVKRRIMLGTFSLSAGFYDAYFNKAAKVRRLIAQDFDKVFENYDLIIGATGATTAFKIGAEIDDPKTMYMNDVLTVPVNMAGLPAMSVPAGFSEKNGMPVGLQIIGKPFDEQTIYNAGYVFEQTTDFHKKAPKLGGQN; from the coding sequence ATGGACTTCTATCAAACCGACTTAAGTCAGCTGCACAATGACCTGGTCAATAAGAAGATTAGTGCCAGTGAACTGACGAAGGCAACCTTCGACCACATCAAGGCCAATGATGACCAGGTCAAGGCCTTCTTGACCCTGAACGAAGATGCCGCAACTAAGCGTGCCCAAGAAATTGATGATGCCGGGATTGCGGCTGACCAACTCGTTAGTGGGGTACCACTGGCTGTTAAGGACAACATTCTGACCAAGGGGTTGACGACTACGGCCGCTTCCAAGATCCTGGAAAACTTCAATCCCGTTTATGATGCCACAGTTGTTGATAAGTTAAACCAGGCTGGCTTCATTAACGTCGGGAAGACCAACCTGGATGAATTTGCCATGGGTTCGTCCACGGAAAACTCAGCCTTCTTTACCACCCACAACCCATGGGACCTGACCCGGGTTCCTGGTGGTTCTTCAGGTGGTTCTGCAGCGGCAGTTGCAGCGGGCGACGTCCTCGGGGCCCTCGGTACTGATACTGGTGGTTCCATTCGGATGCCTGCCTCTTTCAACGGAGTCGTCGGCATGAAGCCAACATACGGCCGGGTTTCCCGGTGGGGGATCATTGCCTTTGGTTCCAGTTTTGACCAGGTTGGCTGGCTGACCCGGACCGTTAAGGACAATGCCTACTTGATGGCGCTGATTGCTGGTAATGATAAGCACGATATGACGTCTTCTCTGAAGGAAGTACCAGACTGGGCTGCCCACCTGAATGACGACACGAGTGTTAAGGGCCTGAAGATCGCCGTTCCAAAGGAATACTACGATGACTTAAACGACGACGTTAAGAAGGTTGTCAAGGCAGCCTTAGACCACCTGGAGTCACTGGGCGCTACGGTTGACAAGGTTAGTCTGCCCCGCACTAAGTACGGTGTTCCAGCTTACTACATTTTGGCATCATCTGAAGCTTCATCGAACCTGCAACGGTACGATGGGATTCGTTACGGTTTCCGGGCTAAGGATGCCAAGAACCTGGATGAAGTTTATGTTAAGTCCCGGACGGAAGGTTTCGGTGAAGAAGTCAAGCGGCGGATCATGCTGGGGACCTTCTCCCTGTCCGCTGGGTTCTACGATGCCTACTTCAATAAGGCCGCTAAGGTTCGTCGCCTGATCGCCCAAGACTTCGATAAGGTCTTTGAGAACTATGACCTGATCATCGGGGCTACCGGGGCCACGACCGCCTTTAAGATTGGGGCCGAAATTGATGATCCAAAGACGATGTACATGAACGATGTCCTGACCGTGCCGGTTAACATGGCTGGCCTGCCAGCAATGTCTGTTCCGGCCGGCTTTTCTGAAAAGAACGGGATGCCAGTTGGTCTGCAGATCATTGGGAAGCCATTTGACGAACAGACCATCTACAACGCTGGTTACGTCTTTGAACAAACCACTGATTTTCACAAAAAGGCACCAAAGTTAGGAGGGCAAAACTAA
- the gatC gene encoding Asp-tRNA(Asn)/Glu-tRNA(Gln) amidotransferase subunit GatC: MASKITEQQVEHVAELAKLEFPKDELGKFTTQLGSIIDMFEDLTAVDTDGVEPMTSATDRVNVMREDKAVKATKEETEALLKNAPDEDGGYIRVPVIIDESEDGE, from the coding sequence ATGGCCAGTAAAATCACTGAGCAACAAGTAGAACACGTTGCTGAACTTGCTAAGCTTGAATTCCCCAAGGACGAGCTGGGTAAGTTTACCACACAATTAGGAAGCATTATTGACATGTTTGAAGACCTCACTGCTGTTGATACCGATGGTGTTGAACCAATGACTTCAGCAACCGACCGGGTTAACGTGATGCGTGAAGATAAAGCTGTCAAGGCCACGAAGGAAGAGACCGAAGCACTGCTGAAGAACGCTCCGGACGAAGATGGCGGCTACATCAGAGTTCCTGTAATCATTGACGAAAGTGAGGATGGCGAATAA
- a CDS encoding CamS family sex pheromone protein: MKLKVKKIATAAALLMSTVVLASCGFGHSSSKNYSTTGSGNGNYQGVIQNGRYKTSKARGINVAQNDNPYNQKSFESGLTQVSKRVFSPKSYIFQEGQYLNTNTLQSWLGRKSKKNPNGLNPVRGKKSDPNPEYIQQIEEQDYMTDSGRSMKLKGIVIGVGINSEYNYQKKTDGPSFTKDISKDEMRQQGEIAAQKILTRLRHTKGVGDVPIVIALYKQAPDDSLVGGSYFAYSKNNGNKISSWTNLHYKTVVLPKASATNSRTSADSQDNDNFSNFKSQIQSFFPNLSGVTAQAQYNNGQLAGMHITVTTQFYSQTEITSFTQYIARAAKRYLPSGIPIDIRIQADSEMQAIVYRDSGSNTFHTHILDSY, encoded by the coding sequence GTGAAGTTAAAAGTTAAGAAAATTGCAACAGCTGCGGCCCTTTTGATGAGCACGGTCGTCCTTGCTTCATGTGGCTTTGGGCACAGTTCGTCTAAAAACTATAGTACGACTGGCTCTGGCAACGGAAATTATCAAGGGGTTATTCAAAATGGTCGCTACAAGACCAGTAAGGCCCGGGGAATTAACGTTGCCCAAAACGATAATCCGTACAACCAAAAGAGCTTTGAAAGTGGTTTGACCCAGGTTTCCAAGCGGGTCTTTTCACCGAAGTCCTATATCTTCCAGGAAGGCCAATACTTGAACACCAATACCCTGCAGAGCTGGCTCGGCCGGAAGTCGAAGAAGAACCCGAACGGTCTTAACCCAGTCCGGGGTAAGAAGAGCGACCCGAATCCGGAATATATCCAGCAGATTGAGGAGCAGGACTACATGACGGATAGTGGTCGGTCGATGAAGCTGAAGGGAATCGTTATCGGGGTTGGAATCAACTCCGAATACAATTACCAGAAGAAGACGGATGGTCCGTCCTTCACTAAGGACATTAGCAAGGATGAAATGCGCCAACAAGGTGAAATTGCTGCCCAGAAGATTTTGACCCGCCTGCGGCACACTAAGGGCGTCGGTGACGTGCCGATTGTAATTGCCCTCTATAAGCAGGCGCCCGACGATAGCCTGGTTGGTGGAAGTTACTTTGCCTACAGCAAGAACAACGGTAACAAGATCAGTAGCTGGACGAACCTCCACTACAAGACAGTTGTTCTTCCGAAGGCATCAGCAACGAACTCCCGGACCAGCGCCGATTCACAGGATAATGACAACTTCTCGAACTTCAAGAGTCAGATTCAGAGCTTCTTCCCGAACCTGAGTGGGGTCACCGCCCAGGCCCAGTATAATAATGGTCAGCTGGCGGGAATGCACATCACGGTGACAACCCAGTTCTACAGTCAGACGGAAATCACCAGTTTTACCCAGTACATTGCCCGGGCCGCCAAGCGTTACCTGCCGAGCGGAATCCCGATTGATATCCGGATCCAGGCTGACTCTGAGATGCAGGCGATTGTTTACCGGGATTCCGGATCTAACACTTTCCACACCCACATTTTGGATTCTTACTAA